In one window of Macrobrachium rosenbergii isolate ZJJX-2024 chromosome 11, ASM4041242v1, whole genome shotgun sequence DNA:
- the LOC136843473 gene encoding small ribosomal subunit protein bS6-like — protein MFPVSLFRSLLMLEGILCPRGRNLEKGDDVKTDVADRARTEDITDRARTEDVRDRPRTEDVTDRARTEDVTDRVRTEDVTDRARTEDVPDRARTEDITDRARTEDITDRARTEDVTDRARTEDVTEIRQ, from the exons ATGTTCCCAGTTTCCCTCTTCCGATCTTTGTTGATGCTCGAGGGAATCTTGTGTCCTCGCGGCAGAAATCTGGAAAAAGGCGACGACGTCAAAACGG ATGTAGCAGACAGAGCTCGGACGGAAGATATAACAGACAGAGCTCGGACGGAAGATGTAAGAGACAGACCTCGGACAGAAGATGTAACAGACAGAGCTCGGACGGAAGATGTAACAGACAGAGTTCGGACAGAAGATGTAACAGACAGAGCTCGGACAGAAGATGTACCAGATAGAGCTCGGACGGAAGATATAACAGACAGAGCTCGGACGGAAGATATAACAGACAGAGCTCGGACAGAAGATGTAACAGACAGAGCTCGGACGGAAGATGTAACAGAGATCCGGCAGTAG